A single Stigmatopora argus isolate UIUO_Sarg chromosome 7, RoL_Sarg_1.0, whole genome shotgun sequence DNA region contains:
- the ints12 gene encoding integrator complex subunit 12 isoform X2, translated as MAAPVSLELDPIFLKGLSYLHSKSKDSAEKLKALLDESLSRGSDTSYRLVQKDLEVKGSVSKLSFSKQDSKSSSSSSSILSSKSSSEKSKKDTDRRPSEKIRVELGDVDPPKKLRLEKQDRSSPVTVQTSKDLLPNINDYDETNADVFAMEMGLACVVCRQMTVSMGNQLVECQECHNLYHQDCHKPQVTDKEVNDPRLVWYCARCTRQMKRMAQKPPQKPSPASASSAPVVIKDTLVKKTEFKTKLDTTSTFQAFKRTEVKTSTTSANPTSSNSATSGSGLTGWAAFGAKTSPSLNITSKLGSSAGSSGSNKAMTTPPGQKPVTLKPPPLTLGKQPLNRSSSGESQGKSSASSSGGASPGSSSASPGSSGTSGSNNGGNNGNNGNGSKVLPGDKAPTSQESQLHAMKRLQLVKKKAAQKKLKK; from the exons atGGCGGCACCTGTCAGTCTGGAGCTAGATCCCATCTTCCTGAAGGGTCTGAGTTATCTGCATTCCAAGAGCAAAGATTCTGCAGAGAAGCTCAAAGCGCTACTTGACGAATCCCTTTCCAGAGGGAGCGACACGTCTTATCGCTTGGTACAAAAA GATCTGGAGGTGAAGGGCTCTGTGTCCAAACTCAGCTTCAGCAAACAGGACTCCAAGTCCTCAAGTTCCTCATCCTCCATCTTAAGCAGTAAATCCAGCTCTGAAAAGAGCAAGAAAGACACCGACAGAAGACCTTCTGAGAAG ATTAGAGTTGAGTTGGGGGACGTCGACCCTCCCAAAAAACTACGTTTGGAGAAACAGGATCGCTCTTCGCCAGTTACCGTGCAAACGAGTAAAGACCTCCTACCCAATATCAACGACTACGACGAGACAAATGCAGATGTCTTTGCCATGGAGATGGGCCTGGCTTGCGTGGTTTGTAG ACAAATGACAGTGAGCATGGGAAACCAGTTAGTGGAGTGCCAGGAGTGCCATAACTTGTACCACCAGGACTGCCACAAGCCCCAAGTGACGGACAAAGAGGTCAATGACCCGAGGCTGGTGTGGTATTGCGCTCGCTGTACAAGACAAATGAAACGAATG GCACAAAAGCCTCCGCAGAAGCCCTCGCCGGCCTCCGCCTCGTCAGCACCGGTTGTGATTAAAGACACTTTGGTGAAAAAGACGGAATTTAAAACCAAACTAGATACCACAAGCACCTTCCAGGCCTTCAAACGAACAGAAGTGAAG ACTTCCACAACGTCTGCCAATCCCACCAGCAGCAACTCCGCAACATCAGGCAGCGGTTTAACGGGCTGGGCCGCGTTTGGCGCAAAGACCAGTCCGTCTCTTAACATCACTTCCAAACTGGGTTCTTCCGCGGGATCCAGCGGGAGCAACAAAGCCATGACGACTCCACCCGGCCAGAAACCG GTTACCTTGAAACCGCCGCCCTTGACTCTGGGCAAGCAGCCGCTCAACCGTTCGTCAAGCGGTGAAAGCCAAGGAAAAAGTTCCGCCTCGTCGTCCGGCGGGGCCTCACCGGGAAGCTCATCGGCCAGTCCGGGGAGTAGCGGGACTAGCGGAAGTAATAATGGGGGAAATAACGGAAACAACGGGAATGGCTCTAAGGTGCTACCGGGGGATAAAGCGCCAACGTCTCAAGAATCCCAGCTTCACGCCATGAAACGGTTGCAGCTAGTGAAGAAAAAAGCAGCGCAGAAAAAGCTGAAGAAATAA
- the ints12 gene encoding integrator complex subunit 12 isoform X1 — MAAPVSLELDPIFLKGLSYLHSKSKDSAEKLKALLDESLSRGSDTSYRLVQKDLEVKGSVSKLSFSKQDSKSSSSSSSILSSKSSSEKSKKDTDRRPSEKIRVELGDVDPPKKLRLEKQDRSSPVTVQTSKDLLPNINDYDETNADVFAMEMGLACVVCRQMTVSMGNQLVECQECHNLYHQDCHKPQVTDKEVNDPRLVWYCARCTRQMKRMAQKPPQKPSPASASSAPVVIKDTLVKKTEFKTKLDTTSTFQAFKRTEVKTSTTSANPTSSNSATSGSGLTGWAAFGAKTSPSLNITSKLGSSAGSSGSNKAMTTPPGQKPVGLSSLAGTKSGLGAAKIPGSGNGNGAPQVTLKPPPLTLGKQPLNRSSSGESQGKSSASSSGGASPGSSSASPGSSGTSGSNNGGNNGNNGNGSKVLPGDKAPTSQESQLHAMKRLQLVKKKAAQKKLKK, encoded by the exons atGGCGGCACCTGTCAGTCTGGAGCTAGATCCCATCTTCCTGAAGGGTCTGAGTTATCTGCATTCCAAGAGCAAAGATTCTGCAGAGAAGCTCAAAGCGCTACTTGACGAATCCCTTTCCAGAGGGAGCGACACGTCTTATCGCTTGGTACAAAAA GATCTGGAGGTGAAGGGCTCTGTGTCCAAACTCAGCTTCAGCAAACAGGACTCCAAGTCCTCAAGTTCCTCATCCTCCATCTTAAGCAGTAAATCCAGCTCTGAAAAGAGCAAGAAAGACACCGACAGAAGACCTTCTGAGAAG ATTAGAGTTGAGTTGGGGGACGTCGACCCTCCCAAAAAACTACGTTTGGAGAAACAGGATCGCTCTTCGCCAGTTACCGTGCAAACGAGTAAAGACCTCCTACCCAATATCAACGACTACGACGAGACAAATGCAGATGTCTTTGCCATGGAGATGGGCCTGGCTTGCGTGGTTTGTAG ACAAATGACAGTGAGCATGGGAAACCAGTTAGTGGAGTGCCAGGAGTGCCATAACTTGTACCACCAGGACTGCCACAAGCCCCAAGTGACGGACAAAGAGGTCAATGACCCGAGGCTGGTGTGGTATTGCGCTCGCTGTACAAGACAAATGAAACGAATG GCACAAAAGCCTCCGCAGAAGCCCTCGCCGGCCTCCGCCTCGTCAGCACCGGTTGTGATTAAAGACACTTTGGTGAAAAAGACGGAATTTAAAACCAAACTAGATACCACAAGCACCTTCCAGGCCTTCAAACGAACAGAAGTGAAG ACTTCCACAACGTCTGCCAATCCCACCAGCAGCAACTCCGCAACATCAGGCAGCGGTTTAACGGGCTGGGCCGCGTTTGGCGCAAAGACCAGTCCGTCTCTTAACATCACTTCCAAACTGGGTTCTTCCGCGGGATCCAGCGGGAGCAACAAAGCCATGACGACTCCACCCGGCCAGAAACCGGTAGGTCTCTCCAGTCTCGCTGGAACCAAATCCGGACTCGGCGCCGCAAAGATCCCTGGGAGTGGCAACGGAAATGGTGCCCCTCAGGTTACCTTGAAACCGCCGCCCTTGACTCTGGGCAAGCAGCCGCTCAACCGTTCGTCAAGCGGTGAAAGCCAAGGAAAAAGTTCCGCCTCGTCGTCCGGCGGGGCCTCACCGGGAAGCTCATCGGCCAGTCCGGGGAGTAGCGGGACTAGCGGAAGTAATAATGGGGGAAATAACGGAAACAACGGGAATGGCTCTAAGGTGCTACCGGGGGATAAAGCGCCAACGTCTCAAGAATCCCAGCTTCACGCCATGAAACGGTTGCAGCTAGTGAAGAAAAAAGCAGCGCAGAAAAAGCTGAAGAAATAA